In Fragaria vesca subsp. vesca linkage group LG5, FraVesHawaii_1.0, whole genome shotgun sequence, the genomic stretch AGGACTGTACTCCATACCTGAAATTTACATGCTTGCTGAGATTTCCCCAGACTTTTGGGATTCAGATTTGCTGACCAACAGATTTGTTGGTCAGCTGTGACCAACCAATCANNNNNNNNNNNNNNNNNNNNNNNNNNNNNNNNNNNNNNNNNNNNNNNNNNNNNNNNNNNNNNNNNNNNNNNNNNNNNNNNNNNNNNNNNNNNNNNNNNNNNNNNNNNNNNNNNNNNNNNNNNNNNNNNNNNNNNNNNNNNNNNNNNNNNNNNNNNNNNNNNNNNNNNNNNNNNNNNNNNNNNNNNNNNNNNNNNNNNNNNNNNNNNNNNNNNNNNNNNNNNNNNNNNNNNNNNNNNNNNNNNNNNNNNNNNNNNNNNNNNNNNNNNNCTTGGAATCAGATTTGCTGACCACAAATCTGTTGGTCAGCAAATCTGATTCCAGACTTTTGTAATTCTTGTGCATTGGATGATAGGCGTAAGGGTGCTTCTGATGAAAACATTCAAGGGTCAACGTACTTGCCAGTGCCTGCTGGTGCCAGAATTTGTGAAGAGAGTTTTTCAAGAAAATTCTACTGCAAGCATCACTCTTCTGACTGGTCAGTATAATTGATTTATGTTCTTTTGTTTTTTTTTGGTTACAAAGGGGATCTAAAAATTGATGTATGTTCTTTATCAATTGAAGTCAGTAATATGTCTAATATTTTTTTTTTTTTTTTCATTCGAGAAACATAATATGGCTACTGCCTACTGGTAACTACTAACGAGTATATATGCTTCTCCCCCCTTCTTTTTTTTTTGTGATTTTCCAAAGTATATTTTCTTTTTCCAAAAAACCATCCGCTTGAAGAATTCATTTGGGGTTGATGAGTGCTTTGGCATTTCAGTTTTCACTGTTGATTTCTGCCAAGCAAGTCTCACCAAAATGCATCGAAGCAGCATGCGTTAGTCTTCATTTTTGGTTCCTTTTTCATTTATTTTTTGTGAAATGTGGAAGTAAAACGAGTTCTTGATAGATATCTAAGTAGGACGCTGACTTTTCAAACATGTTCATTACTGAAAAGGATTGCCATTATTGTATATTAGGGAACCATTAACACTATGCATTCTTTCCAGGAAAGGTGGAGCTTTCCTTTGACTTGGCTATAGATTCTAGTATACAATGTCAAGTGAAATCATCAAGTAGTTACTGGGATTGGCTGCAGAAGCAACCACAACAGCGACAACTTATCCTTTTGCATTCATTAATTATTAGTAACAACTTGTTTGCAAAAGGGACGTATTATTATGAATTAGGATAAGGTTAAACTACTAGAAAATAGATGTCACAAGATACATATTCTACAGATGGCAAGATTCACCAGGAAATGGATGCAGGGATATACTAACAGGGTAATTTTTTTATTTTTCTTTTAATTTATGATTTGTATACTGTTTACATGGTTTGTCAAGTTTTGAGGCTATTGATGAATAAGGTCATAGAATGAGACAATTTTTTAACGTTCTAACTTCTATGTATGTCACTTTCATATTGTATTCTATTATAATCATAGATTAAACCAACTAATCAATCAATCTCAAAGTTTATATGCTATTGTTTGTTTGCAGATGCATCTGTTAAGCATCTTGTCAGAAAATTATCTTGTGCTTGAGCTGATCACAAAGGCAATCACCAGGAAGCTATCAAACATACCATAATGGATTGATGAACTTTGTGACAGTTTATGGGGAAGTTCCTAGCATTACTACATTTAATTGCATGGAACGTTCCGAGTTGGAAATTACTGTGATTGCTTCTTAGAAAGAAAATGCGAAGTCCAGTTGCTGTTACTTCTTTGACTACAGGAAGGTATCTGCAACTTCGGTGAATATTCCAAGCTGCCCTTCAATTATTTAATCCCATATTCTGAACGCAGGAAATCAGTTGAGGAAAAAAGGGTAATCAAAGAGAGAGTTTATGGCGGAGAGTGCAGTCAAGTTTCTGCTTGACAAGCTTGCACCCCTTTTTGAAAATGATTTGCAACTTTTGAGAGGAGGGGTTAGGGAAGAAATTGTTTATCTAAGAGGAGAGCTGGAGCGGATGACGGCTTTTCTGAGGGTTGCTGATGCATCTGAAGAGAGTGATGAGGAGCTCAAAGTTTGGGTCAAGCAACTAAGAGACATTGCTCACGACAGTGAAGATGTTCTTGATGAATTTACACTTCTGCAGGCACATGATCATGGGGAGGGATTATATGGTTCAATCCATAGATTTTCTTGCTGCATTAAGAACACAAAAGCTCGGTATCGTATTGCTTCTGAATTACAAGGCATCAACTTGAGAATCAGAAAAATCTCGGAGGTTCACAAGAGACTCCGTCACAAATTCAATATGGCTGAACAAGGCGCAGGCTCCACCAGTGCATGCAATACATGGGATGACCATCAAGGCGATGCTCTACTTCTAGAGAAGACTGATATTGTAGGCATTGACAAGCTCATACAGCAGCTGGTTGGGTGGCTAGTCAAAGGTGGTTCTGGACGTGAAGTAGTTTCTGTGGCTGGAATCGGAGGGATGGGGAAAACTACCCTGGCCAAGCAAGTCTATGATGCTGCAGAAGTGAAGAAACATTTCAAAGTTTGTGCTTGGATCACTGTTACTCGGTCTTTCAAACTTGGAGAACTCCTAAAAGACATGGTTCATCAACTCTACAACGCAATCCGCAGGCCTGTTCCAGCAGGAATCAATAATATGAATAACAATCACTTGAAAACAATAATCAAGGACTTCCTGCAGAAAAGGAGATATCTCATTGTTTTAGATGATGTATCGCACTTGTATGGATGGGATGCTGTGAAATATGCCTTGCCTAACAATACTTCTGGTAGCCGAGTCATTCTCACAACTCGAAATGCTGAAGTAGCCTCTACGACCAGTGTAGAATCTGGAGGGAAAGTCTACAATTTGGAGCCCTTACCCCAGTCGGAGTCTTGGGAACTTTTATGCAAGAAGACATTCCAGGGGAAATCTTGCCCTCCTCATTTAGAGGAAATCTGTACTTATGCTTTGAAGAAGTGTGAGGGGATGCCCCTTGCAATTGTGGCGGTCAGTGGTGTCTTGTCTACCAAGGACCAGCGTCGGATTGATGAGTGGGATATGGTTTGCCATAGTCTTGGAGCTGAAATTCAGGGCAATGACAAACTGAGGGACTTAAAAAAAGTACTTTCTCTCAGTTTCAATGATTTACCATACTATCTAAAATCTTGCTTCTTGTACCTGAGCATCTTTCCTGAGGATTATCTAATTGAGCATATGAGGCTTGTTCGATTATGGATGGCAGAGGGGTTTGTCGAACCAAAAGATGGCAAAACATTGGAAGATGTTGCGGAGGACTACCTCAGTGAATTACTGAATAGAGG encodes the following:
- the LOC101313415 gene encoding disease resistance protein RPM1-like, with protein sequence MAESAVKFLLDKLAPLFENDLQLLRGGVREEIVYLRGELERMTAFLRVADASEESDEELKVWVKQLRDIAHDSEDVLDEFTLLQAHDHGEGLYGSIHRFSCCIKNTKARYRIASELQGINLRIRKISEVHKRLRHKFNMAEQGAGSTSACNTWDDHQGDALLLEKTDIVGIDKLIQQLVGWLVKGGSGREVVSVAGIGGMGKTTLAKQVYDAAEVKKHFKVCAWITVTRSFKLGELLKDMVHQLYNAIRRPVPAGINNMNNNHLKTIIKDFLQKRRYLIVLDDVSHLYGWDAVKYALPNNTSGSRVILTTRNAEVASTTSVESGGKVYNLEPLPQSESWELLCKKTFQGKSCPPHLEEICTYALKKCEGMPLAIVAVSGVLSTKDQRRIDEWDMVCHSLGAEIQGNDKLRDLKKVLSLSFNDLPYYLKSCFLYLSIFPEDYLIEHMRLVRLWMAEGFVEPKDGKTLEDVAEDYLSELLNRGMIQAADTTSDGRVKNIRVHDLFREMITSKIRDQNFATISKEQNVPWPDKVRRLSLHNSMQYVQKNRLLNVLDLQNAPLNVFPVEIINLFFLKYLSLKGTKVKTIPRFIGKLQNLETLDLKHSLVTELPVEILKLEHLRHLLVYRYEFVPYGDFHSKYGFKVLVKIGALTSLQKLCFIKANEDGGAILKELGKLVQLRRLGIVQMRKEDGKVLCSSIEKLNKLCALSITSVEEDEIIDLQHLSSPPLLLQRLYLRGRLETIPHWIPSLHSLVRLYLKWSRLKDDPLVFLQYLPNLVHLELSQVFEGETLCFEAGGFKKLKHLGIDEFEGLKYIQVQLGAMPSVKKLSIQRCKLLEKVPSGIEHLSKLKVLEFFDMPETLIKTLRPHEKDNDYWKVAHIPEVYFTYWKECGWEVYPLEGLSEGENFPHDQPSSVMKSHELETRWK